In Lentilitoribacter sp. Alg239-R112, the following proteins share a genomic window:
- a CDS encoding MBL fold metallo-hydrolase: MPKNPYYSGPRSNHFDGTYFFNPDGAAPLGFRHLLKWRFGDKTNQPWPEHAESPYKNAKPDAKLAEDTLRLTMVGHASFFIQMGGLNILTDPVWSERTSPFSFMGPKRRNKPGIDFDDLPQIDIVLITHNHYDHMDLATLKRLHEAHAPLLVTPLGNDTIIHNKIPDMNIKTGDWDDVIEFEETKFHFEPCHHWSARGTRDRRMALWAAFVIEHAETKIYHIGDTGFHDGINYRAASEKHGAFDLAILPIGAYEPRWFMKDQHQNPFEAAKGFKLCNAKRAAGHHFGTFNLTNESIEQPVKHLKEALELEDIDNDLFRPMRPGEVWDIL, from the coding sequence ATGCCAAAAAACCCTTATTATTCAGGGCCGAGAAGTAATCACTTCGATGGCACATATTTCTTTAACCCCGATGGCGCAGCGCCATTAGGGTTTCGACACCTACTGAAATGGCGTTTTGGCGACAAGACAAATCAACCATGGCCGGAACATGCGGAAAGCCCCTATAAAAATGCAAAACCCGACGCAAAATTGGCGGAAGATACGTTACGGCTCACGATGGTCGGGCATGCAAGCTTTTTCATCCAAATGGGTGGGTTAAATATCTTAACTGATCCAGTTTGGTCAGAGCGCACAAGTCCATTTTCTTTTATGGGTCCAAAACGTCGTAACAAACCCGGTATCGATTTTGATGATTTGCCTCAAATCGATATCGTTCTCATCACGCACAATCACTATGACCACATGGACCTAGCGACTTTAAAACGCCTACATGAAGCACACGCACCACTGCTCGTCACACCACTTGGCAATGATACCATCATTCACAATAAAATCCCGGATATGAACATTAAGACAGGAGACTGGGATGATGTCATTGAATTCGAAGAGACCAAATTTCACTTCGAGCCCTGCCATCATTGGTCAGCTCGCGGTACACGGGATCGCCGCATGGCGCTTTGGGCAGCTTTTGTGATTGAGCATGCCGAAACCAAAATATATCACATCGGGGATACTGGATTTCATGATGGGATCAACTATCGCGCAGCATCGGAAAAACATGGCGCGTTCGACCTAGCCATATTGCCTATTGGCGCTTATGAGCCACGCTGGTTTATGAAAGATCAGCATCAAAACCCGTTTGAAGCAGCAAAAGGCTTTAAACTTTGCAATGCCAAACGCGCTGCTGGCCATCACTTTGGCACATTTAACCTCACCAATGAAAGCATTGAGCAACCAGTGAAACATCTAAAGGAAGCACTGGAACTGGAAGACATAGACAATGATCTTTTCCGCCCTATGCGACCGGGGGAAGTTTGGGATATTTTATAA
- a CDS encoding DsbE family thiol:disulfide interchange protein: MSVTKDEQKRPRTFAQKVALFLPLIIFGSLATFFLLQLTSGRNAQDLPSVLIGKQAPSLSMQALEGSGLPALNDASISGKLTLVNVWASWCVPCRQEHPFLLELSKDKRVQIVGLNYKDKNENALKFLNELGNPYTAIGVDPNGAAAIDWGVYGVPETFLISPSGIILYKHIGPIDARGFEEKILPAIEATQ, translated from the coding sequence ATTTCGGTGACTAAAGACGAGCAAAAAAGGCCTCGGACATTTGCACAGAAGGTAGCTCTGTTTCTGCCGTTGATCATATTTGGATCTCTTGCAACTTTCTTCTTGTTGCAATTAACATCAGGTCGAAATGCTCAAGATTTACCTTCGGTGTTAATCGGTAAACAAGCGCCATCACTTTCAATGCAGGCGCTTGAAGGATCCGGCCTGCCTGCACTCAATGATGCTTCGATTTCTGGCAAGTTAACGTTGGTCAATGTTTGGGCTTCATGGTGCGTTCCATGTCGCCAGGAACACCCGTTTTTATTGGAATTATCTAAAGACAAACGCGTTCAGATTGTTGGCTTGAACTATAAAGATAAAAATGAAAATGCACTCAAGTTTCTAAATGAACTTGGTAATCCATATACTGCCATTGGTGTAGACCCCAATGGTGCCGCTGCTATCGACTGGGGTGTCTATGGCGTACCAGAAACGTTCTTGATCTCGCCAAGCGGTATAATTCTTTATAAGCATATAGGCCCTATTGACGCTCGTGGATTTGAGGAAAAGATCCTGCCTGCAATTGAAGCGACACAATAA
- the ccmB gene encoding heme exporter protein CcmB: MSLFWRDVKLGLQSSGGALLGVLFFLAVIAVVPFAIGPDLNLLARIGPAMLWIGALLASLLGLDRLFQLERDDGSLDILMMQETPLVLTVFIKCLAHWFATGLPLVIAAPLLGLFMNMDLTAIGAVTLTLLVGTPAITFIGAVGAAVAVSLPRGGLLVSVLVLPLTIPVLIFGVSAAYAAVTEPDPFLPPFLILCAISLFFAVIGPVASAAALRASTD; this comes from the coding sequence ATGTCTCTGTTCTGGCGCGATGTAAAGTTAGGGCTTCAATCGAGCGGGGGTGCACTGCTTGGCGTCTTGTTTTTTCTTGCCGTAATTGCTGTCGTTCCTTTTGCAATTGGCCCGGATTTAAATCTGCTAGCACGTATAGGGCCTGCGATGCTCTGGATTGGCGCATTGCTTGCGAGCCTTCTTGGTCTTGATCGTCTGTTTCAGCTCGAACGTGATGATGGTTCGCTTGATATTTTAATGATGCAAGAAACGCCTCTGGTCCTGACGGTTTTCATCAAATGTTTGGCCCATTGGTTCGCAACAGGCCTTCCGCTCGTTATCGCGGCACCTTTGCTGGGGCTTTTTATGAATATGGATCTCACCGCAATTGGGGCAGTCACGCTTACATTACTGGTCGGAACTCCGGCCATCACCTTTATTGGTGCTGTGGGCGCAGCTGTCGCTGTGAGCTTGCCGCGGGGCGGATTGTTGGTTTCGGTGCTTGTTTTACCGCTTACAATTCCAGTGTTGATTTTTGGCGTCAGTGCCGCATACGCGGCGGTTACGGAGCCCGACCCGTTTTTGCCACCATTTTTAATATTATGTGCAATTAGTTTGTTTTTTGCGGTGATTGGTCCGGTAGCTTCCGCTGCGGCACTTCGCGCGTCTACTGATTGA
- a CDS encoding septation protein A — protein sequence MSNAATKPNINPYLKMALDLGPLVVFFFANSQGKKLAAKYPILADLGEPIFIATALFMVATFISLSVSWALTRSLPIMPLVTGVVVLVFGGLTIYLHNDTFIKLKPTIVNTLFGSVLLIGLMFGKSLLKYAFEAAFKIDEEGWRKLTFRWGCFFFALAAINEVVWRNFSTDFWVAFKVWGNMPLTFIFMMFQMKLWKDHELPEEEEDTV from the coding sequence ATGAGTAACGCTGCCACAAAGCCGAACATAAATCCCTATTTAAAAATGGCTTTAGACCTAGGTCCATTGGTCGTATTTTTCTTTGCAAATTCACAAGGCAAAAAACTAGCGGCCAAATATCCAATTCTTGCTGATTTGGGTGAACCAATTTTTATTGCCACTGCCCTTTTTATGGTCGCAACGTTCATATCCTTGTCCGTTTCATGGGCCTTAACCCGTTCACTTCCAATAATGCCTTTGGTAACAGGGGTTGTTGTCTTGGTTTTCGGCGGTCTTACAATATATTTACATAATGATACGTTCATTAAGTTAAAGCCGACAATCGTGAATACACTCTTTGGCTCGGTGCTGTTGATCGGGCTTATGTTTGGAAAATCGCTTCTAAAATACGCGTTTGAAGCCGCCTTTAAAATCGATGAAGAAGGCTGGCGTAAGCTTACATTCCGCTGGGGTTGTTTCTTTTTTGCCTTAGCTGCAATTAATGAAGTCGTTTGGCGTAATTTTTCAACCGACTTCTGGGTTGCCTTCAAAGTTTGGGGCAACATGCCGCTAACTTTTATCTTCATGATGTTCCAAATGAAACTTTGGAAAGATCACGAATTGCCTGAAGAGGAAGAAGATACAGTATAA
- the dapF gene encoding diaminopimelate epimerase gives MTNQVPFARMNGAGNEILVVDMRGQSAPVTPEAAVKLASQTETKFDQIMAIHDPRVNGTDNYIMILNNDGSEAQACGNGTRCVVSALTAETDRDTFTFQTLAGILNAREIRENYICVDMGEPVFDWDKIPLAEEFADTTKIELQIGPIDAPVLHSPSAMSMGNPHAVFWVKNDVWSYDLELFGPLLENHPIFPEKANISIAQVSAENELTMRTWERGVGLTQACGSAACAGAVSAARTERTGRNVLVHMPGGDLSLEWKDNNHIFMTGPTEWEWSGMLDPQTGDWVRDESDK, from the coding sequence ATGACCAACCAAGTTCCATTTGCGCGTATGAACGGCGCCGGCAATGAAATTCTCGTTGTTGATATGCGGGGGCAATCAGCCCCTGTAACGCCAGAGGCTGCCGTAAAGCTAGCCAGTCAAACCGAGACCAAGTTCGATCAGATTATGGCTATTCACGATCCACGTGTAAACGGCACAGATAACTATATTATGATCCTCAATAATGACGGTTCAGAAGCTCAAGCCTGCGGCAATGGCACCCGCTGTGTAGTTTCAGCACTTACCGCTGAAACTGATCGGGATACATTCACCTTTCAAACCCTTGCTGGCATTTTAAATGCACGCGAAATTCGTGAGAACTATATCTGTGTTGATATGGGTGAACCTGTCTTCGATTGGGATAAAATTCCACTTGCAGAGGAATTTGCCGATACAACAAAAATAGAACTGCAAATCGGCCCTATTGATGCACCCGTCTTACACTCACCATCGGCCATGTCGATGGGTAATCCTCATGCGGTCTTTTGGGTGAAAAATGATGTTTGGTCTTATGATCTGGAACTTTTCGGCCCACTTTTAGAAAATCACCCGATTTTTCCAGAAAAGGCAAATATCTCGATCGCACAAGTGTCCGCTGAAAATGAATTGACAATGCGCACATGGGAACGCGGTGTGGGACTAACTCAAGCTTGTGGCTCAGCTGCGTGCGCTGGCGCCGTGAGCGCCGCCCGCACGGAGCGCACAGGTCGCAATGTTCTTGTCCATATGCCCGGTGGTGACCTTTCCCTCGAATGGAAAGATAACAATCACATATTCATGACTGGCCCCACAGAATGGGAATGGTCAGGCATGCTTGATCCGCAAACAGGTGATTGGGTGCGAGACGAAAGTGATAAATAA
- the ftsY gene encoding signal recognition particle-docking protein FtsY, with protein MAMGFIKKVFSFGKKQVEEKPLDETPENKIEEAVQTHEVIKVTASAQPEAPSVSVKENTEIVIEEPIANVASEPENNDSSGILDAELPPSETETIDVYEDISDVSSTSGEAIELEETATPDADADADADADADADADADADADADADADADAEQSSIESTKQSSKKPTKAVSTNNSEQIATDVEGTEVLATESQKTEQNDDAATDSLKTEQTDKELVDSPKTELIGDEVTDEVRQMPPQEASRGPEPEPEPEPEPEPEPEPEPEPEPEPEPEPEKKVAVSDKVSIVEEVSPQVEPTEPEEKESWFKRLRKGLSRTSSQLSDQITGIFLKRKLDDDTLQDLEDILIQSDLGLETAMRVTDTLASTRYGKEVSTEDVTSIMASEIEKVLEPVAQPLELDLSHKPHVILVVGVNGTGKTTTIGKLTAKLTEGGLNVMLAAGDTFRAAAIEQLKIWGERTNSPVVSSKLGADAAGLAYDAFEQAKEAGSDVLIIDTAGRLQNKTELMDELEKIVRVLNKHDPDAPHTVLQTLDATTGQNALSQVEIFRNVAGVNGLVMTKLDGTARGGILVAISAKHKLPVYFIGVGEGVDDLEPFAAKDFAEALAGPRIE; from the coding sequence ATGGCAATGGGCTTTATCAAAAAAGTCTTCTCTTTTGGCAAAAAACAAGTCGAGGAAAAACCACTCGATGAAACGCCAGAAAATAAAATCGAGGAAGCAGTTCAAACACATGAAGTCATCAAGGTTACGGCATCAGCGCAACCAGAGGCACCTTCTGTTTCTGTTAAAGAAAACACAGAAATTGTAATTGAAGAACCAATTGCAAACGTAGCTTCAGAGCCAGAGAACAACGACTCATCTGGTATTTTGGACGCTGAGTTACCGCCTAGCGAAACAGAAACAATAGATGTTTACGAAGATATTTCAGATGTAAGTTCAACATCTGGCGAAGCTATTGAGCTTGAAGAAACCGCCACGCCCGATGCCGATGCCGATGCCGATGCCGATGCCGATGCCGATGCCGATGCCGATGCCGATGCCGATGCCGATGCCGATGCCGATGCCGATGCCGATGCCGAACAATCATCAATCGAAAGTACAAAGCAATCTTCCAAAAAACCAACAAAAGCCGTTTCCACAAATAATTCTGAACAGATCGCCACGGATGTTGAAGGGACAGAGGTTTTAGCGACCGAAAGCCAAAAAACAGAACAAAACGATGATGCCGCCACGGACAGTCTAAAGACGGAACAAACCGACAAAGAATTAGTTGATAGTCCAAAGACTGAGCTAATCGGAGACGAAGTCACCGATGAAGTCCGGCAGATGCCGCCGCAGGAGGCGTCGAGAGGACCAGAGCCAGAGCCAGAGCCAGAGCCAGAGCCAGAGCCAGAGCCAGAGCCAGAGCCAGAGCCAGAGCCAGAGCCAGAGCCAGAGCCAGAGAAAAAAGTCGCAGTTTCTGATAAAGTGTCAATTGTGGAAGAGGTTTCTCCACAGGTTGAACCAACAGAACCCGAAGAAAAAGAAAGTTGGTTTAAGCGCCTGCGCAAAGGGCTTTCACGCACTTCAAGCCAATTGTCCGATCAAATCACGGGCATCTTCTTAAAGCGTAAACTGGATGACGACACGCTGCAAGACTTGGAAGATATACTTATTCAATCTGATCTTGGGTTGGAAACAGCGATGCGTGTTACGGACACACTTGCATCCACTCGGTATGGCAAAGAAGTCAGCACTGAAGATGTAACATCTATCATGGCATCCGAAATTGAAAAAGTTCTTGAGCCTGTAGCACAACCGCTAGAGTTAGATTTGTCTCACAAACCGCATGTGATTCTGGTGGTCGGTGTAAATGGTACTGGTAAGACAACAACAATCGGCAAGTTAACTGCCAAACTAACCGAAGGCGGGTTGAATGTTATGCTCGCAGCTGGCGATACATTTCGCGCCGCCGCTATCGAGCAGCTTAAAATATGGGGTGAGCGTACCAACTCCCCAGTTGTTTCTTCAAAATTAGGCGCAGATGCGGCTGGCCTTGCCTATGATGCATTTGAGCAAGCAAAAGAAGCTGGATCTGATGTGTTAATCATTGATACAGCTGGTCGTTTGCAGAATAAGACAGAGCTTATGGACGAGCTTGAAAAAATCGTACGTGTCTTAAACAAGCATGATCCAGATGCACCGCATACCGTTTTACAAACACTCGATGCCACGACAGGACAAAATGCGCTCAGCCAAGTGGAAATTTTCCGCAATGTTGCGGGTGTAAATGGTCTTGTCATGACCAAGCTTGATGGTACAGCCCGTGGGGGTATTTTGGTCGCAATATCCGCAAAGCATAAACTCCCAGTATATTTCATAGGCGTTGGCGAAGGCGTTGATGATCTTGAACCTTTTGCAGCCAAGGATTTTGCCGAGGCACTTGCGGGACCACGAATAGAATAA
- the ccmA gene encoding heme ABC exporter ATP-binding protein CcmA, producing the protein MRVIAENLAIRRGEDLIFNDVSFELGEGDALTITGPNGVGKSTLLRGLAGLLSFETGSFSVDVGRMSEKELHEYCHYIGHENAMKSELTVLDNMRFWQEQMGVSEISLSPVEAVEAFGLSHTLDLPFGFLSQGQRRRIALTKLFVSHRPIWLLDEPTAALDKGSSQIFDKLVDKFIQSGGIVIAATHVPLGFKQSKILEMMPPKFEEAAF; encoded by the coding sequence ATGCGAGTTATTGCGGAAAATTTGGCCATTCGGCGTGGTGAAGACCTTATTTTTAATGATGTCTCCTTCGAATTGGGTGAGGGTGATGCATTGACAATCACCGGTCCCAATGGCGTTGGTAAATCTACGCTTTTGCGAGGTCTTGCTGGTCTTTTGTCATTTGAAACTGGGTCATTCAGTGTGGATGTTGGTCGTATGAGCGAAAAAGAGCTCCACGAATATTGTCACTATATCGGGCATGAAAATGCTATGAAGTCAGAGCTGACTGTTCTTGATAATATGCGCTTCTGGCAAGAGCAAATGGGTGTGTCTGAAATCTCCCTCTCTCCGGTCGAAGCTGTTGAGGCCTTTGGTCTTTCCCATACGTTAGATTTACCATTTGGCTTTTTGTCCCAGGGGCAGCGGCGGCGCATTGCATTGACAAAACTATTTGTCTCGCACCGACCAATATGGTTGTTGGATGAGCCAACCGCGGCACTCGATAAAGGATCAAGTCAGATATTTGATAAGCTTGTTGATAAGTTTATTCAATCCGGCGGCATTGTTATTGCGGCAACACATGTACCGCTTGGTTTTAAACAATCTAAAATACTTGAGATGATGCCTCCAAAGTTCGAAGAGGCAGCGTTTTAA
- the mtaB gene encoding tRNA (N(6)-L-threonylcarbamoyladenosine(37)-C(2))-methylthiotransferase MtaB, with translation MPDNETLKTLTFGCRLNTYETEVMKREADKAGLENAVLVNTCAVTGEAVRQAKQAIRKARRENPDARIIVSGCAAQTEAETFGNMDEVDLVIGNDDKLKAQSYRALPEFGINNFEKVRVNDIFEVSENAPQMVDAIEGHTRAFVQVQNGCDHRCTFCIIPYGRGNSRSVPMGAVVDQVKELRNNGYREIVLTGVDATSYGADLPGKPSLGMLAKSILKQVPDLERLRLSSIDSIEADDDLFDLLANETRFMPHLHLSLQHGDDMILKRMKRRHLREDAIEFCNKVRALRPDVSFGADIIAGFPTETDDMFNQSLSLIDECDIALLHVFPFSPREGTPAARMPQLDRTLIKQRAAKLRVRGESAYQRHLNKMAHQGGELKVLIEKSGIGRTDNFTLVEFLGENPIKDKTLTTGAIVKAKIEGHNGKQLQARLSAANLGGA, from the coding sequence ATGCCCGATAATGAAACACTAAAAACTCTCACATTTGGCTGCCGCCTCAACACTTATGAAACCGAAGTAATGAAGCGTGAGGCTGATAAAGCGGGACTTGAAAATGCCGTACTGGTTAACACCTGTGCGGTAACGGGCGAAGCTGTGCGCCAAGCTAAGCAGGCCATTCGCAAAGCACGACGAGAAAACCCAGATGCACGCATCATCGTATCTGGTTGTGCAGCACAAACCGAAGCAGAAACGTTTGGCAACATGGACGAGGTTGATCTTGTTATCGGCAATGATGACAAACTCAAGGCTCAATCTTATCGCGCTCTACCCGAATTTGGGATTAATAATTTTGAAAAAGTGCGCGTCAACGACATTTTCGAAGTCAGCGAAAACGCCCCACAAATGGTTGATGCTATCGAGGGTCACACACGCGCATTTGTACAAGTGCAAAACGGTTGCGATCACCGCTGTACATTTTGCATAATTCCCTATGGTCGCGGAAACTCCCGTTCGGTTCCAATGGGAGCGGTTGTAGATCAAGTTAAAGAACTGCGGAATAATGGCTATCGCGAAATTGTTCTTACGGGCGTTGACGCCACAAGTTATGGCGCTGACTTACCGGGAAAACCTTCTCTTGGAATGCTTGCCAAATCAATCTTAAAACAAGTGCCAGACCTAGAGCGTTTGCGTCTTTCATCTATCGACTCAATTGAAGCCGATGATGATTTATTTGATTTGCTTGCCAATGAAACACGTTTCATGCCGCATCTTCATTTATCACTACAACATGGTGATGACATGATTTTGAAACGCATGAAACGACGCCATTTACGAGAAGATGCCATCGAATTTTGCAATAAGGTGCGTGCTTTACGCCCCGATGTCAGTTTCGGTGCAGATATTATCGCAGGCTTCCCCACCGAAACGGATGACATGTTTAATCAAAGCCTGAGCTTGATTGATGAATGTGACATCGCGCTATTACACGTGTTCCCATTTAGTCCGCGCGAAGGGACACCCGCTGCGCGCATGCCCCAGCTTGATCGCACTTTGATAAAACAGCGCGCGGCCAAATTGCGAGTAAGGGGTGAAAGCGCTTATCAACGACATTTGAACAAAATGGCTCATCAGGGTGGAGAGCTTAAAGTATTGATTGAAAAATCAGGCATAGGGCGCACTGACAATTTTACACTTGTCGAATTTTTGGGTGAAAATCCAATCAAAGACAAGACTTTAACAACAGGCGCGATTGTCAAAGCAAAAATTGAAGGCCACAATGGCAAACAATTGCAGGCAAGATTGTCAGCAGCGAATTTAGGCGGGGCATAA
- the ccmD gene encoding heme exporter protein CcmD yields the protein MSHEAFVYTSYGITALTVVGMVLWVILDGRARRRELASLDAAGIKRRSEQS from the coding sequence ATGAGTCACGAAGCTTTTGTTTATACATCTTACGGAATAACGGCACTAACCGTTGTTGGTATGGTGCTTTGGGTTATTCTTGATGGTCGTGCGCGCCGTCGCGAACTCGCGAGTCTGGATGCTGCTGGCATTAAACGTCGTTCAGAGCAGAGTTGA
- a CDS encoding heme ABC transporter permease, which produces MSWFSQLANPTRFLDLSSKVLPTLWVVAIITMMLGLYMAFSAPEDYQQGKTVQIMFIHVPAAWLSMMCYTIMAISSIGTLVWKHPLADVAAKAAAPLGASFTILALITGSLWGKPMWGAWWVWDARLTSVFVLLLMYLGLIALTRAMDDPSRSAKVTAIITIVGWINIPIIKFSVEWWNTLHQPASVIRLDGPTIHPSLLYPLLVMALAFTLLFFAIHIMAMRNEILRRRVRSMRRMAARAN; this is translated from the coding sequence ATGTCCTGGTTTAGCCAACTGGCAAACCCGACAAGATTTTTAGATCTTTCGAGCAAAGTTTTGCCGACATTATGGGTTGTAGCGATCATTACAATGATGCTTGGACTTTATATGGCATTTTCAGCACCGGAAGATTATCAGCAAGGCAAGACGGTACAGATCATGTTTATTCATGTGCCTGCTGCTTGGCTATCCATGATGTGCTATACGATCATGGCTATTTCTTCTATCGGCACACTTGTTTGGAAGCACCCGCTTGCCGATGTGGCTGCCAAAGCTGCTGCGCCACTTGGTGCAAGTTTTACAATTCTGGCTTTGATTACTGGCTCATTGTGGGGTAAGCCGATGTGGGGTGCCTGGTGGGTTTGGGATGCGCGACTGACGTCCGTTTTCGTATTGCTTTTAATGTATCTCGGATTGATCGCATTAACACGAGCGATGGATGATCCAAGTCGCTCTGCAAAAGTTACAGCGATTATTACTATAGTCGGATGGATCAATATTCCGATCATTAAATTTTCTGTTGAATGGTGGAACACGTTGCACCAGCCCGCAAGCGTCATACGTCTTGATGGGCCAACAATTCATCCAAGTTTGCTTTATCCATTGTTAGTGATGGCGCTTGCATTCACGTTGTTGTTTTTTGCTATTCACATCATGGCTATGCGAAATGAAATCCTACGTCGCCGTGTCCGTTCCATGCGCCGCATGGCAGCGCGAGCAAATTAG
- a CDS encoding SH3 domain-containing protein — protein MNVKFIAATIVLACASSTAFASPPPDFTCDVPAGTILDRDGYRLGEVLHVYGEKLALETYGDLADQLPLTDSHGAINYYSKDGVRVAVSPDSAQIELASGQVIPCTKHVDDGLMEGADGMSHGSTVRQAADLNGTKIDKLPEGEPVFIWENAGNNYQGYDWFLVEYSEGLKGYVWGGTLCSVGFKVPGIANECGKPF, from the coding sequence ATGAACGTCAAATTCATTGCCGCAACCATCGTTCTAGCGTGCGCAAGTTCGACGGCATTTGCCTCTCCTCCGCCAGATTTTACCTGCGATGTTCCCGCAGGTACTATTCTTGATCGCGATGGTTATAGGTTGGGCGAAGTACTCCATGTTTATGGTGAAAAGCTTGCGCTAGAAACTTATGGTGATTTGGCTGATCAGTTGCCGCTAACCGATAGTCACGGTGCAATTAATTATTATAGCAAAGATGGCGTGCGGGTTGCTGTTTCTCCCGATAGTGCGCAGATTGAACTGGCAAGTGGTCAAGTTATTCCCTGCACAAAGCATGTTGATGATGGGCTTATGGAGGGTGCTGACGGCATGTCTCATGGGTCGACTGTGCGGCAGGCTGCAGATTTAAACGGTACAAAAATTGATAAATTACCCGAGGGTGAACCCGTTTTTATCTGGGAGAATGCGGGTAATAATTATCAAGGTTATGACTGGTTTTTGGTAGAATATAGCGAAGGCTTAAAGGGGTATGTTTGGGGCGGTACGCTTTGCTCAGTTGGCTTTAAAGTACCCGGTATTGCAAACGAATGTGGCAAGCCATTCTAA